agacccatctgttagcttagcataatgatcgtttaattttattgctattgctttcttcatgacttatacatattcctctgactatgagattatgcaactcccaaataccgaggaacactttgtgtgctatcaaacgtcacaacgtaactgggtgattataaagatgctatacaggtgtctccgaaggtgtttgttgagttggcatagattgagattaggatttgtcactccgcgcatcagagaggtatctctgggccctctcggtaatgcacatcactataagccttgcaagcagtgtgactaatgagttagttacgggatgatgcattacagaacaagtaaagagacttgccggtaacgagatcgaactaggtatgaggataccgacgatcgaatctcgggcaagtaacataccgatgacaaagggaataacgtatgttgttatgcggtttgaccgataaagatcttcgtagaatatgtaggagccaatatgagcatccaggttccactattggttattgaccggagatgtgtctcggtcatgtctacatagttctgaacccgtagggtccgcacgcttaatgttcaatgacgatttgtattatgagttatgtgttttggtgaccgaagtttttacggagtcccggatgagatcacggacatgacgaggagtctcgaattggtcgagaggtaaagattcatatattggaaggttctatgcggacaccggaatggttccgataaggttcggggatttatcGGAGTACTGGGAGGCTACCGGAACCTCCGAGAAAGTTAATGGGTCTATTGGGCcgtagtggaggagaggaggcaggccacgggaggtggcccgcaccccccccccttgcccaatccaaattggacaaggggagggggcgcggcctccctctttccttcttcctctctctcctttccccttttcccctctccgttggaaggaaaggggggccgaatcctactaggaacggagtcctagtaggactcccccccctttggcgcgccccccttgggccggcctccccctcccccctcctttatatacgtgggtagggggcaccccaaaggcacaacagttgtttcttagccgtgtgtggtgcccccctccacagtttactcctccggtcatagtgttgtagtgcttaggcgaagccctgcgcggatgaCATCACCAAcactgtcgccacgccgtcgtgttgacggaactctccctcgaccctctactggatcaagagctcgagggacgtcatcgagctgaacgtgtgctgaacacggaggtgtcgtacgttcggtacttggatcggttggatcgtgaagacattcgactacatcaaccgcgttaacataacgcttccgctttcggtctacgagggtacgtggacacactctcccgtatcgttgctatgcttctcctagatagatcttgcgtgaccgtaggaaattttttgaattactacgttccccaacattagtccaacaaaagatatgttgacattaattaccaaaatcacccagggagcacttgtctTTCACCTCCCTAACCAAACATACAGCTGTCACAGCAGCTGGAACTGGTCAACAAATCACGTGTCTTCTCCGAGCAACTAGTTCTATCACATCACTCCTTTACTTACTGTTTAGTTTCGTGAAGCCTTTACCTGATCATTAGGTGTGAAGACATTGTGTGGAGACTATCTTCATCTTTGTGATCACACTAACTACTTAATCCAGTCTGTGCTACCTTGATTTTTGTCTATCTTCACTTCTCATTTCATCTGTGTTGATATGACAACAtgtctagtgtagtttatcttccggtCTATCATGTTCAGTTACTATTTTTCTTTCGTGTCCTCGAAGACATTGCCTGTATTGAAGAtaaccataaaaatcgcctattcaccccgcctctagtcgataactagaacTTTTAGTATgactgcatggagttccaaggtccATTGTCTCAGACTATGATAGAAAGTTTCTTGCTGCATTTTGGCTGACTTTGTGGGACCAATTCAACATGGAATTAAAATTTTCTAGCACTgttcatccacaaacagatggacaaatcaaagtggtgaacaagtttttgggtatttgatacgtctccaacgtgtctataatttatgaagtattcatgccatgtttattatAATTTTGTATGATTTTGGTACACTTTTATATggcttttatatgattttcatggagTAACATATTGACCTGgtgcccaatgccagttgatgttttctgcttgtttttggttttccagaaaatccatatcaaatgaagtccaaatgcagcgaaactttttgatgattttttgcaacaaaagagacccccgaagcatcgtgggaggaccagaagagccacgaggcccccacaagccaccagggtgcgcccgagggggtggccgtggccTGATGGCTTGTGGGCCCATCTCAGCTCCTTTTTGCATGATTCCAACTCTGAAAATTCTTATAAATAgggaaacccccagaaataaccctagaacttcgacttcaccgccgcaagcctccgtaccAAAGAGATCCCATTTGGAGCCCTAttccggcatcctgccgaagggggaaatcatcaccggaggccatcttcatcatcccggtggtctccatgatgaggagggagtagttcacactcAGTGTTGAGGGTAtataccggtagctatgtgtttgatctctctctctctctcgtgttcttgatttggcacgatcttgatataccgcgagctttgttaatatagttggatcatatggtgtttctccctctctatcttgttgcgatgaagagtttttacctttgaggtttcactattatcggattgaatattttggatttgagaacacttgatatatgtcttgcatgtggatactcatggtgacaatggggtattctattgattcacttgatgtatgttttggcactcaactcgcggtttcccgaggtgacattggggttgatgcacgtttttgtcctactttctccgatagaaatcttggggcactctttgaagttctttatgttggattgaatattatgaatcaaGTTGTTTCATGCATATCAAATAATCAACTCaggaatacttgtggtgacattggagtatctgggtgacattagagttggttgatgtgtatcgtatggtgttattttagtacgaactctaggtttttttttgaaaacattAAGCTTTATTAATTAGAAATAACAGTTACATCATCAATAAGGAGAGATACAATATCAACCATGGGCTCCTCAAACCAATCCCTAGTCACAGAGAATTTCGCTAGCCTAGCAATTTCATGAGCAACTTTATTTGcttccctattacaatgttcaaatctAGTAATAGTAAATTCGCAGGCCATAAAATAGCAATCATCGAACACTGTCGTCGCCACTCCCGCCGATTGTCCTCCATTCTTCATCGTGTCAATCACTTCCGTATTATCAGAGTTAACAATAAGGCGGTTGCACCCCGCCTTCTGtgcttataggaatagctcaatagattgagcggaaaggataactttgaggtggtttcgtaccctataaaaAAATTCGTCTTATCTTCTCCGCtaataagaactttggagtgattctttgtcgcacgttgagggattgttatatggttcaattatgttagcactgttgagagattacactagtgaaagtatgaaccctaggccttgttttcaagcattgcaatatcgtttgtgcttcgttttatcacttgctaccttgctgttttttatttttagattacaaaaacctatatgtactatccatactacacttgtatcaccatctcttcgccgaactagtgcacctatacaatttaccattgtatttggtgtgttgaggacacaagagatttcttgtatttgattacaGGGTTGTTtcaaagagaccatcttcatcctacgcctctcacaaattgataaaccttaggtcatccacttgaggaaaaattgctactgtcctaaaaaactctgcgcttggaggcccaacacgagtgtacaagaataagttgtgtagtggACATCAGTATTCTAATCCGCTGCATATGTGGAGAAAGAAAGGGGCAATGGGATTTGGCTTTATCTCTTGCAAAGTTCTCCTACACTaactccaagcatagatccacaTGAAGGAGTCCTTTTCCATTGTCTACACTAAAGTTCCAACACATGTGGTGGACCTGGTGAAGCTACCATCAAAGGGAAACCCAAAATCAGCATTGTCCTTTGATGATAATTACATTGAGTTATTTGAAGAGATTCGTGGTGTTTTGGAAGCACAAAATCAGAAATATAAACAACTTGCTGACTGCAAAAAGAGGTCGAAATCATTCCAAGTTGGTGATAAGGTGATGGTCTACCTCCGAAAAAAGAGACTACCTTTAGGTGTTAAAGGGAAGCTTAGGCAGCGAAAGTATGGGCCCTTCTCTATCATGAGGAAGATAAATGATAATGATTATGTGATAGATTTTCCAAGCGACATGGGTATATCCGACACTTTCAATGTTGCAGACTTGACCCTCTACCATCTAGAAAAAGCGCTCTATGAAGATAACTCGAGGGCGAGTTCCAAACAATCAGGGGAGAATGATGAGGAAAATAAAAATATAATCATATGTCAAAactgtttggctacttctagatacTTCTATTGTAttctagtatttcttttcttttctcaacCCTGGCTACAGTTTTCGAGAGTCTTctagctatgagtagaatggtgaatcttaagtaatgttttctggagtGTTCTAGCCATAAGTAAAAGTATGTGAAGGCTTTCCCTAatataaatagaggtcctcacctctaGTTTGTAACCAGACTATATACTCCCACTGCGTATAATAGAACTTggtgttcttatctaagatcttggagtagatcttgtgctcTAGGAGTTCTGGATTAAACTCATGTTGCCATATTAGCCTACATCCAACCTCTAGAGTGATATCTAGCGCAACACGTTGAAGTAGTTCCTTTAACTCTAGTGTTGTACACTTTATAGCAACAGGGTGGAGTTGCTCCTCGAAAACTTGTGCTGCTTTAGGTCTCTAACTACATCAATTTTGCAATCAACATAGTTCGACTTTGCTTTCATACAACAAGACAGACCATCGAGGCAATGGCCAAGCATGAAAGAAGTAGTGAATCCCATGTAAAAAGCATTCATATGCTCCATCATCATCAAACCGGTCCCTCTAACAATTCTCTCCAGCCTGTTAGAAGGGAATAGAGAGAAATTGGTGGAATCGAtgttattgcttgagcctcatgggcgtatatataggagtacaatgagcACGAGGGTCGATGCAGCCGTGGGAGAACCATGGGGCGACGACAATGCGGTCAAAGGGACGACGCGTCTACAGCTTGTTGCTCGATCAGTGTAGAGACGCGTGTACTCGGGAACGATCTTCACGGACTCGTCCGGCCGAACGGAAACACGTACGCATCGTGCATGGACACATACAGGCATGCAACGCACACCAGCACACGATGCAACGCGTTTGGTTGTCCAGGCCATGACGGAGTCATCATGCACAACTTGATGTGCTAGCAACACAACCACGAGGCGCACATGACGGTGCGAGCGGGCGCCGTAGCTGATGCGATGACGAACAGCCGGGGACGCCGTGATGCAGCTGATCTGGGCAGATGATGGGCGCCCGAGCAGTAACCACACGTCTGCGCGCGGCTGCCATACCAGGGCGCTCACGCGACATGCATGGAGCCCGGGGAACTTTTTAGCACGAGACCATGAAGATGTCGATGAAGTACCCAAGTGTTGTAGACAATGTACGACGGCGGACGGCACAAACCGATCTACAGATAAAAAAAGCCAAAAAAGAATACAGATCAATCGATCGGCAAGAGACAAAACCCCAATCAACAGATCGGAAAAAATACTCTCTAGGGCAGTCAATCAATGCGGTCGATGGACGAACCCTGGATACGGATTGCGTGGCCCTCGGTGATGATCATGGAGATCGGCCGCCCCAGGGGCGGCACGAAGCGGAAGCGACAGcagtggctagggtttggatcgATTAGGCTGATACCGTGTTAAAAGAGAATAGAGGGAGATTGGTGTAATCAATGTTATTGCTTGaacctcatgggcatatatataggaataCAATGATCAATTTGAAGTACAAGACAAAACAGGACCagatcatagtttatcctatacttcctaataatcatAATACTCAACACAGCCGTTATCTCCTTCCACGCCTGGACAATTCTGACGTGTCTTCTTCACCCTGACATGATGTGCGTGGTACAACAAAAGTCCAGGTTGACGAAAAGGAATCTTTGTTTGGCATCTTTGTTCTATTGCACGATGTATATGTATGTTTACAGCTTGAGACGCTCTGAACCATCTAATAAGACAAGTAAGATAAGGTGTTTTGACGATCTGTGATACTATTCCTAAGTGGTGAAACTACATCATTGCGATCTTTAGCCCAAGGAATAGTGCAACAGATTGCTTCAAACATCGTGGGTGCTCTAGACAtgcatgctcttatgattggaaaAAAGACTGCCATCATGATTGTTAATGAAATGCGCAAAGATGGCAAGGAATTCCATGGCACCTAGTTACAGAACGATCCACAACGAACCCCACCAAGCAACCATCATAATGTTTTTTCTAGAAAGCAGCCATTTCTAGGAAGCAGCCATAAAGAAAGTTGGTGAACCAGGGGTAATCATaataacagctactccctccgtccgaaaatacttgtcatcaaaatgaacaaaaaaggatgtatctagaactaaaatacgtctaaatacatccctttttatccattttgatgacaagtattttcggacggagggagtacaacagaaTTGTACAAACGGAGAAAATTCTTCGACATGGCAGAAGGAATAGGTATTGCTCTTGCGTTTAGTTATCTCCCGATGCACGCTGGCAACACAGTTTCTTCTTAATCCAGCTTCTCAAGTTCACCCATTCTCTCTATAATCGCCTGAAGAAAACACAAGCGATGTCAAGCAGCATCTGAGTTCTCCGTACAGAGAAAAAGAGTATCTTATCATTTTCCATGTCAAGTTTGGCGTCCCACAAGCTTTCAGAAGACAAGGTGTAAACAAGAAAGCCTCTATGTGAGGCTACATAGATacttcctccgtaaagaaatataagagcatataGATCACTATTTTCAAACCGTACTTTTGCTTATTGTTCATTCTGTGATGATATAATACAGATGCAACTGTAGTGTTAGTGTACTTTAACATGCATCTTACAAATAGGGGGATTTAGTATCAGAGTATGTCGACTCAGCACAAAATGCAGCGTAACAAAACATTCTAAAAATCGTTGTCGGTGCTAACAAGATAGCTAGGGATGTAAGCCACTAAAAATGTGTGTAGTACAAGAATAAAGGTGCTCTACCAGGCCAACTACAGAATGGGATAAACACATTTGAAGTTATCCAAATGTAATAGTGACGCAAAAGAAATACATTTGCCAGTCATATATATATACCGCACATGAACAAAATACATTTGACATTTCCCAAATGTGAAAAAATTGCTAGTTGATTTCCATCACCAAATATATAATattactagtaagatgcccgtgcgttaCACGCAACACCGAAATGAATTGATCCGGGTCATCTCATGTTTAACaaatatcgataggtttcttcggatattcattcttctctagagctcacaagcaTACGGGTGAATAGTAAATGTAAGAAAATAGATTAAAaaatatcttttgcaaacaaaagcctcaagtatggagtggtaggcATCTTGTAAATgacgtaggcatcttgatcaacaagagcctcaagtatggagtggtagacatcaagagacgtggggaccggattatcctggttaagctggtagttgaggacttggttctcaatgttatcagcgcgtatgccccgcaagtaggccacaatgagaacaccaagagggagttctgggaaggcctggaaggcatggttaggagtgtaccgattggtgagaagctctttatagaaggagacctcaatggccacgtgggtacatctaacacaggttttgaaggggcgcatgggggctttggctatggcatcaggaatcaagaaggagaagatgtcttaagctttgctctagcctacaacatgattgtagctaacaccctctttagaaagagagaatcacatctggtgacttttagtagtggccaacactctagccagattgatttcatcctctcgagaagagaagataggcgtgcgtgcctagactgtaaggtgatacctgaagagagtgttgtaccccagcataagctggtggttgctgacttccgctttcggattcgtgtccagcgggataagcgtgccaaagttgctagaacgaagtggtggaagctcaagggggaggtagctcaggtgttcaaggagagggtcattaaggagggcccttgggaggaaggaggggatgcggacaatgtgcggatgaagatggcgacttgcattcataaggtggcctcggaggagtttggagtgtccaggggaaggagaagcgaagataaggatacctggtggtggaatgatgatgtccagaaggcgattaaagagaagaaagattgcttcagacgcctatacctggataggagtgcagacaacatagagaagtacaagatggcgaagaaggccgcaaagcgagctgttggtgaagcaaggggtcgggcatatgaggacctctaccaacggttaggcacgaaagaaggtgaaagggacatctataagatggccaagatccgagagaggaagacgagggatattggccaagtcaaatgcatcaaggacggagcaggccaactcttggtgaaggactaggagattaagcatagatggcgggagtacttcgacaagctgttcaatggggagaatgagagttctaccattgaactggacgactcctttgatgagaccagcatgcgttttgtgcggcgaatccaagagtctgaggtgaaggaggctttaaaaaggatgaaaggaggcaaggcgatgggccctgattgtatccccattgaggtgtggaaaggtctcggggacatagcgatagtatggctaaccaagcttttcaacctcatttttcgggcaaacaagatgccagaagaatggagacggagtatattagtaccaatcttcaagaacaagggggatgttcagagttgtactaattaccgtggaattaagctgatgagccatacaatgaagctatgggagagagtcattgagcaccgcttaagaagaatgacaagcgtgaccaaaaatcagtttggtttcatgcctgggaggtcgaccatggaagccattttcttggtacgacaacttatggagagatatagggagcaaaagaaggacttgcatatggtgttcattgacttggagaaggcctatgataagataccgcggaatgtcatgtgatgggccttggagaaacacaaagtcccagcaaagtacattaccctcatcaaggacatgtacgataatgttgtgacaagtgttcgaacaagtgatgtcgacaccgatgacttcccgattaagataggactacatcaggggtcagctttgagcccttatctttttgcattggtgatggatgaggtcacaagggatatacaaggagatatcccatggtgtatgctctttgcagatgatgtggtgctagttgacgatagtcggacgggggtaaataggaagttagagttatggagacaaaccttggaatcgaaagggtttaggcttagtagaactaaaaccgagtacatgatgtgcggtttcagtactactaggtgtgaggaggaggaggttagcatTGATGGCCGGGTGGTACCttggaaggacacctttcggtatttggggtcaatgttgcaggaggatgggggtattgatgaagatgtgaaccatcgaatcaaagccggatggatgaagtggcgccaagcttctgacattctctgtgacaagagagtgccacaaaagctaaaaggcaagttctacaggacggcggttcgacccgcaatgttgtatggcgcggagtgttggccgactaaaaggcgacatgttcaacagttaggtgtggcggagatgcatatgttgagatggatgtgtggccacacgaggaaggatcgagtctggaatgatgatatacgagacagagttggggtagcaccaattgaggagaagcttgtccaacatcgtctgagatggtttgggcatattcagcgcaggcctccagaagctctagtgcatagcggacggttaaagcgtgcggagaatgtcaagagagggcggggtagaccgaatttgacatgggaggagtccgttaagagagacctgaaggattggagtatcaccaaagagccagctatggacaggggtgcgtggaagcttgctatccatgtgccagagccatgagttggttgcgagatcttatgggtttcacctctagcctaccccaacttgtttgggactaaaggctttgttgttgttgttgttgttgttgctgctgcaaacaaaagcgttcaagtgttcaacctgcatccaaaacttcatgaagaaataacacttattgtgctttgcaaaaaATGACcttcaaaaaatattttttaagtatcgattttgtttattttttctagacAACTATGAATGTAattcaggatgacttggaagggggcagaggagatggcgAGGAGGAGGGGTCGTGGTGGTGGTCGGCAATGCGGCCCAAGTGAAGGCATGAGAGGCGTTGGGGGCAGACGACACCAAGAGCAGCGACCTCTCCAGATTCTTCTTATTTTGTCATGAGATGGCTAGATGAGGTGAGAGGCAGGGGGTTATCTACAAACAAGTAGTGGACTGCGGGGGCCTTTTTGTAAAACTGACATAGTTTGTCTCAGATGCATTGGATGTAAATCGAACGGTTGTAAAtgaaggatggcaggcacaccatcatcaccaactcagctttttataagagtagagagtagagatagagatgatAGATGAGGTACCTTTTTGCTTGTTTCTTGCAGCTCTCCAGCGAGAATAAACTCATCCAATATCAAGTAAACCTAGAGAAAACATGATAAATAATGGATTCAAAATTATAAATGATTCCTAGCCACAAGAACAATTTATTCAAAATTAAGAAGATCTTCAAATATGTTACTTTGATTTAAAAAGATAAAGAAATTAGAAGTATAATCGGTCAAACTTGGTTCAGATTACACCTAAAATCAACTTAAAAATGTTTCCTCTTTCCAGATCCAGTTTAGACTTTAGAATGGATTGCTGTCTAATGCAAATACAGTTTGAATCTTGACCAAATTTACCAAGGGTCGAGTGTAAACTATATGGCTGACAGGAAGGAATTTGAAATCATGCCAGCAGAAGGACAAATCTGTATCCAAATATAGAATAGCTGCCTACCCTTGTCAAGTTATGTTTCATGGCTTccggcaaaaaaaaaaaaaagaagctATGTTTCATGGCAAAACTTGCCCAGCAAATGAATATTTAAACAAATACACTACCAGCTGAGTAACTTCCATCTTTTTTTTTCAACACGAGGAGTGAGGTAAGATAAACAGTTTTGAAGTAGCTATTCCGATGTTACCTTGTGGAAGTTAAATACTAAATCAAGTTCACACACGTTGCTGAAGAAATGGTCCAATATCTCCACAAATAAGTGGATACATTCCAAGTATACCAACTCATTATCCGTGATATCTACACATATTGAGAAAAATAGTCCTGCATATCTCCTGTAGATAACTTTGTGCGTACGGAACTGCATGAAAAAACATCCAAATTAGATTTTGCCTGCTCCCCACTCGATAGCAGTTTCTTACAGATATGTCCATAGATTGAAATAGGTTAATTCACTAGGAGCATATACAGTGTGGTGTTTAAGAGGCTTAGAATTTCTAGCTTAGTCATCTAACAGTATTATTATTAACTTGCATATTCAGAATGTTACTCATTGTCGAAACCAAACACTACCTCATTAAGTAAACGTACCTAGTGGTAACTGAGAATCGTCAAAGAAATGAACAAATTATCATTCAAGACAATGTCCAAGGCATTTATGGTATTTTATTACTTGGATTCTTTGACTGTTTGAAACCAGTTAGCAGATGACTCTTGATCTTCCAAAATTTCAGAACCAAACCTATCTATCTCTTCACCCTGTTTTTAGGGGTTTCCTTTCCAAGCTTACCATACTACTGACTTTGTAGTTATAAGTGGGATATGAACGGATTAAGGACGAGCAGCCAAGGGGATCATAACAACAAATGAAAAACACGCATGCAGTATAAAGGTAAAAGCCCCGTCTTTGTGATCCAGAACAGAGGTTGTACACGGATACAATATACAACTGTTTTCATTGGATATTCACATATCTATCAGTATAAGACAACACAATTGATGCTCCTGAAAGATCTTCTGCGTATGTAAATTTGGAAACTGGACATGCCATCTCAATTTGGATCCTACAGTTATCCTGCTACTCACCGATGCACGCATGGCAGCAAAGGAATTAGAATGGATTCACTAAAGGAAAATTTACAGTAAGCAAGTATCAAGAACCCATTAGCTTGACATCTAGCAATAGCATATATCAGGAACCATTCACAAACTATGTACCAACTATAATGATAAAAATTACGCTTTTAGCAAACCCAGCAAAATGTGCAAACAACAACAGATGTAGTATGAACTATGAACCCAGCAGTATAGCATTCAGTGTCTTCTCTACAACTACTGCATTCAACCTGCAGATGCTTGTGTAGTTGCATCTAACCAAAGAACTACTGCATTCAACAAGGCACAACCTTTTCTAACCGCGATTGAATGTACATTGTACAACAGTATCCACAATTCTACAGCGACTGAACTTATTCTACCTTTTGATCAGATCAAGAACTCGGACCCCTGGTCTAAATTGCTTCAGACCAAAGCAAAAAAACAACGATATCTAAGCTAATTTCGCTTGCGCATATACAGCTGTTTGGCCTCAAATCAGGATCAAGAATTCAATCACCTCAACGAAGTTAGTGAACTTGGGGTCCCTGTTGA
This window of the Triticum aestivum cultivar Chinese Spring chromosome 5D, IWGSC CS RefSeq v2.1, whole genome shotgun sequence genome carries:
- the LOC123119959 gene encoding AP-2 complex subunit sigma, translating into MIRFILLQNRQGKTRLAKYYVPLEDSEKHKVEYEVHRLVVNRDPKFTNFVEFRTHKVIYRRYAGLFFSICVDITDNELVYLECIHLFVEILDHFFSNVCELDLVFNFHKVYLILDEFILAGELQETSKKAIIERMGELEKLD